The proteins below come from a single Drosophila miranda strain MSH22 chromosome Y unlocalized genomic scaffold, D.miranda_PacBio2.1 Contig_Y1_pilon, whole genome shotgun sequence genomic window:
- the LOC117185966 gene encoding myosin heavy chain, non-muscle-like isoform X2, whose amino-acid sequence MSEEVDRNDPELKYLSVERNQYNDPATQAEWTQKRLVWVPHEHQGFVAASIKREHGDEVEVELAETGKRVMILRDDIQKMNPPKFDKVEDMADLTCLNEASVLHNIKDRYYSGLIYTYSGLFCVVVNPYKKLPIYTAKIMERYKGIKRHEVPPHVFAITDSAYRNMLGDREDQSILCTGESGAGKTENTKKVIQFLAYVAASKPKGSGAVPNPAILIGELEQQLLQANPILEAFGNAKTVKNDNSSRFGKFIRINFDASGFISGANIETYLLEKSRAIRQAKDERTFHIFYQLLAGASPEQREKFIVDDVKSYAFLSNGSLPVPGVDDYAEFQATVKSMNIMGMTSEDFNSIFRIVSAVLLFGSMKFRQERNNDQATLPDNTVAQKIAHLLGLSVTDMSRAFLTPRIKVGRDFVTKAQTKEQVEFAVEAIAKACYERMFKWLVNRINRSLDRTKRQGASFIGILDMAGFEIFELNSFEQLCINYTNEKLQQLFNHTMFILEQEEYQREGIEWKFIDFGLDLQPTIDLIDKPGGIMALLDEECWFPKATDKTFVDKLVSAHSMHPKFMKTDFRGVADFAIVHYAGRVNYSATKWLMKNMDPLNENIVSLLQGSQDPFVVNIWKDAEIVGMAQQALTDTQFGARTRKGMFRTVSHLYKEQLTKLMDTLRNTNPNFVRCIIPNHEKRAGKIDAPLVLDQLRCNGVLEGIRICRQGFPNRIPFQEFRQRYDLLTRNVIAKGFMDAKKACERMIQALELDSNLYRVGQSKIFFRAGVLAYLEEERDFKISDLIVNFQASCRGFLARRKYQKRLQQLNAIRIIQRNCAAYLKLRNWQWWRLYTKIKPLLEVTKQEEKLVQKEDELKQVREKLDTLAKNTQEYERKYQQALVEKTTLAEHLQAEIELCAEAEESRSRLMARKQELEDMMQELETRVEEEEERVLALGGEKKKLELHIQDLEEQLEEEEAARQKLQLEKVQLDGKIKKHEEDLALTDDQNQKLLKEKKLLEERANDLSQTLAEEEEKAKHLAKLKAKHEATIAELEERMHKDQQQRQETDRTKRKVETEVADLREQLNERRTQVEELQAQLLKREEELTQTMMRIDEESATKATAQKVQRELESQLAEIQEDLEAENAARAKAEKVRRDLSEELEALKNELLDSLDTTAAQQELRSKREQELATLKKSLEEEGVNHEGVLADMRHKHSQELNGINDQLENLRKAKSVLEKAKGTLEAENADLATELRSVNSSRQENDRRRKQAESQIAELQVKLAEIERARSELQEKCTKLQQEAETITNQLEEAELKASAAVKSASNMESQLTEAQQQLEEETRQKLALSSKLRQIESEKEALQEQLEEDEEAKRNFERKLAEVTGQMQEIKKKAEEDDDLAKELEEGKKRLNKEIEVLERQVKELIAQNDRLDKSKKKVQSELEDATIELETQRTKVLELEKKQKNFDKTLAEEKAISQQIAQERDTAEREAREKETKVLSVSRGLDEAFDKIEDLENKRKTLQNELDDLANSQGTADKNVHELEKAKRALESKLAELKAQNEELEDDLQLTEDAKLRLEVNMQALRSQFERDLLAKEEGAEEKRRGLVKQLRDLEAELDEERKQRTAAVASKKKLEGDLKEIETTMEMHNKVKEDALKHAKKLQAQVKDALRDAEEAKAAKEELQAQSKEAERKVKALEAEVFQLTEDLASSERARRAAETERGELAEEIANSSSKGSLMVDEKRRLEARIATLEEELEEEQSNSEVLLDRSRKAQLQIEQLTTELANEKSNSQKKKNGRALLERQNKELKAKLAEIKTAQRTKVKATIATLEAKIANLEEQLENEGKERLLQQKANRKMDKKIKELTMNIEDERRHVDQNKEKMLNSRIKLLKRILDETEEELQKEKTQKRKYQRECEDMIESQEAMNREINSLKTELRRTGGMGLSSSRLTGTPSSKRGGGGGGVGGGGDDSSSVQDESLDGEDLGS is encoded by the exons TCGATTTTGTGTACTGGCGAATCGGGTGCTGGCAAGACGGAGAACACCAAGAAGGTCATCCAATTTCTGGCCTATGTGGCAGCCTCCAAGCCCAAGGGCTCTGGTGCG GTGCCGAATCCTGCCATTCTGATT GGTGAACTGGAGCAACAACTGCTGCAAGCGAATCCCATACTGGAGGCCTTTGGCAATGCCAAAACCGTCAAGAACGATAATTCATCGCGTTTC GGCAAATTCATACGGATCAATTTCGATGCCTCTGGTTTCATTTCGGGCGCCAACATCGAGACGTATCTGCTGGAGAAGTCGCGGGCCATACGCCAAGCCAAGGACGAACGTACATTCCACATCTTCTATCAGTTGCTGGCGGGCGCCTCGCCGGAGCAGCGCGAGAAGTTCATAGTCGATGATGTCAAGTCGTATGCATTCCTGTCGAACGGCAGCCTGCCAGTGCCCGGTGTGGATGACTATGCCGAGTTCCAGGCCACCGTCAAGTCGATGAACATCATGGGCATGACCTCGGAGGACTTCAACTCGATATTCCGTATCGTGAGCGCCGTCCTGCTGTTCGGAAGCATGAAGTTCCGGCAGGAGCGCAACAACGACCAGGCCACGCTACCCGATAACACAGTGGCCCAGAAGATTGCCCATTTGCTCGGCCTGAGTGTGACGGACATGTCGCGGGCCTTCCTCACGCCGCGCATCAAGGTGGGCCGCGACTTTGTCACCAAGGCCCAGACCAAGGAGCAGGTGGAGTTCGCTGTGGAGGCCATTGCCAAGGCCTGCTACGAGCGGATGTTCAAGTGGCTGGTGAATCGCATCAATCGGTCGCTGGACCGCACCAAGCGGCAGGGGGCCTCCTTCATCGGCATCCTCGACATGGCTGGCTTCGAGATTTTCGAGCTCAACTCGTTCGAGCAGCTGTGCATCAACTACACGAACGAGaagctgcagcagctctttAACCACACCATGTTCATTCTGGAGCAGGAGGAGTACCAGCGCGAGGGCATCGAGTGGAAGTTCATTGATTTTGGGCTCGATCTGCAGCCCACCATTGACCTGATCGACAAACCGGGCGGCATCATGGCCCTGCTCGACGAGGAGTGCTGGTTCCCCAAGGCCACCGACAAGACATTTGTCGACAAGCTCGTCTCGGCCCACTCGATGCATCCGAAGTTCATGAAGACCGACTTCCGGGGCGTGGCCGATTTTGCCATCGTACACTATGCCGGACGGGTGAACTACTCGGCGACCAAGTGGCTGATGAAGAACATGGATCCGCTGAACGAGAACATTGTGTCGCTGCTGCAGGGCTCGCAGGATCCGTTTGTGGTGAACATCTGGAAGGATGCGGAGATCGTTGGCATGGCACAGCAGGCCCTGACCGACACCCAGTTCGGGGCACGCACCCGCAAGGGCATGTTCCGCACCGTGTCCCACTTATACAAGGAGCAGCTGACGAAGCTGATGGACACGCTGCGCAACACGAATCCCAATTTTGTGCGCTGTATCATACCGAACCACGAGAAGCGGGCCGGCAAGATCGATGCCCCCCTGGTGCTCGACCAGTTGCGTTGCAACGGCGTCCTCGAGGGCATACGCATCTGCCGCCAAGGCTTCCCCAATCGCATACCCTTCCAGGAGTTCCGCCAGCGGTACGATCTGCTCACTCGGAACGTCATCGCCAAGGGCTTCATGGACGCCAAGAAGGCCTGCGAGAGGATGATCCAGGCGCTGGAACTCGACTCGAATCTGTATCGAGTCGGTCAGTCGAAGATCTTCTTCCGCGCGGGCGTCCTCGCCTATCTCGAGGAGGAGCGTGACTTCAAGATCTCCGACCTAATCGTGAACTTCCAGGCGTCCTGTCGCGGCTTCCTCGCCCGCCGCAAGTACCAGAAGCGGCTCCAGCAGCTGAATGCCATCCGGATCATTCAGCGCAACTGCGCCGCCTACCTCAAGCTCCGCAACTGGCAGTGGTGGCGCCTCTACACGAAGATCAAGCCCCTGCTGGAGGTCACCAAGCAGGAGGAGAAGCTCGTCCAGAAGGAGGATGAGCTGAAGCAGGTGCGCGAGAAGCTCGACACGCTGGCCAAGAACACCCAGGAGTACGAGCGCAAGTACCAGCAGGCGCTTGTGGAGAAAACCACGCTCGCCGAACATCTGCAGGCCGAGATTGAGCTGTGCGCCGAGGCGGAGGAGTCGCGCTCGCGTCTGATGGCTCGCAAACAGGAGCTGGAGGACATGATGCAGGAGCTGGAGACGCGcgtcgaggaggaggaggagcgtgTGTTGGCCCTGGGCGGTGAGAAGAAAAAGCTGGAGCTGCACATCCAGGACCTCGAGGAGCAGCTGGAGGAGGAAGAGGCCGCGCGCCAGAAGCTGCAGCTGGAGAAGGTCCAGTTGGACGGGAAGATCAAGAAGCACGAGGAGGATCTCGCCCTCACCGACGACCAGAACCAAAAGCTGCTCAAGGAGAAGAAGCTGCTCGAAGAGCGAGCCAACGATCTCTCCCAGACGCtcgccgaggaggaggagaaggccAAGCACCTGGCCAAACTGAAGGCCAAGCACGAGGCCACCATCGCCGAGCTCGAGGAGCGCATGCACAaggatcagcagcagcgccaggAGACGGACCGCACCAAGCGAAAGGTCGAAACCGAGGTGGCGGACCTTAGGGAGCAGCTGAACGAGCGACGCACCCAAGTGGAGGAGCTGCAGGCGCAGCTGTTGAAGCGCGAGGAGGAGCTCACCCAGACCATGATGCGCATTGACGAGGAGTCCGCCACCAAGGCCACCGCCCAGAAGGTCCAACGTGAACTCGAATCGCAGCTCGCCGAGATCCAGGAGGATCTCGAGGCCGAGAATGCGGCCCGCGCCAAGGCCGAGAAGGTGCGACGCGACCTCAGCGAGGAGCTCGAAGCActcaagaacgagcttctcgACTCCCTGGACACCACGGCCGCCCAACAAGAGCTGCGCTCCAAGCGCGAACAGGAGCTGGCCACGCTGAAGAAGTCGCTGGAGGAAGAGGGTGTGAACCACGAGGGCGTCCTTGCCGACATGCGGCACAAGCACTCGCAGGAGCTGAACGGCATCAACGATCAGTTGGAGAACCTGCGCAAGGCCAAGTCCGTGCTGGAGAAGGCCAAGGGTACGCTGGAGGCGGAGAACGCCGATCTGGCCACCGAATTGCGCAGCGTCAACAGCTCCCGGCAGGAGAACGATCGACGACGCAAGCAGGCCGAATCCCAAATCGCAGAGCTTCAG GTGAAATTGGCCGAGATCGAACGCGCACGATCGGAATTGCAGGAGAAGTGCACAAAGCTGCAGCAGGAGGCGGAGACTATCACCAATCAGCTGGAGGAGGCCGAGCTGAAGGCATCGGCAGCCGTCAAGTCGGCCAGCAATATGGAGTCGCAGCTGACGGaagcgcagcagcagctggaggaggagaCACGCCAGAAATTGGCCCTCAGCTCCAAGCTGCGCCAGATCGAGTCCGAGAAGGAGGCGCTGCAAGAGCAGCtcgaggaggatgaggaggccAAGCGTAACTTTGAGCGCAAGCTGGCCGAGGTCACCGGCCAGATGCAGGAGATCAAGAAGAAGGCTGAGGAGGATGACGATCTGGCCAAGGAGCTGGAGGAGGGCAAGAAGCGGCTCAACAAGGAGATCGAGGTGTTGGAGCGACAGGTGAAGGAGCTGATTGCCCAGAACGATCGCCTGGACAAGAGCAAAAAGAAGGTCCAATCGGAGCTGGAGGATGCCACCATCGAGCTGGAGACGCAACGCACGAAG GTGCTCGAGTTGGAGAAGAAGCAGAAGAACTTCGACAAGACCCTTGCCGAGGAGAAAGCCATATCACAGCAGATCGCCCAGGAGCGCGACACTGCGGAGCGGGAGGCGCGCGAAAAGGAGACCAAGGTGCTGTCGGTGTCTCGCGGGCTGGACGAGGCCTTCGACAAGATCGAAGATCTCGAGAACAAGCGCAAGACACTCCAGAACGAGCTAGACGACCTGGCCAACTCCCAAGGCACCGCCGACAAGAACGTCCACGAGCTTGAGAAGGCAAAGCGCGCCCTGGAGTCGAAGCTGGCCGAGCTGAAAGCACAAAACGAGGAGCTCGAGGACGACCTCCAGCTGACGGAGGATGCCAAGCTGCGTCTCGAGGTCAATATGCAGGCCCTGCGCTCCCAGTTTGAGCGCGACCTGCTGGCCAAGGAGGAGGGGGCGGAGGAGAAGCGACGAGGACTGGTCAAGCAATTGCGCGATCTGGAAGCGGAGCTCGATGAGGAGCGCAAGCAGCGAACGGCCGCCGTGGCGTCGAAGAAGAAGCTGGAGGGCGACCTCAAAGAGATCGAGACCACGATGGAGATGCATAACAAGGTGAAGGAGGATGCCCTGAAGCACGCCAAGAAGCTGCAAGCACAAGTCAAGGATGCGCTTCGCGACGCCGAGGAGGCCAAGGCGGCCAAGGAGGAGCTGCAGGCGCAGAGCAAGGAGGCCGAGCGCAAGGTCAAGGCCTTGGAGGCAGAAGTATTTCAGCTGACCGAGGATTTGGCCAGCTCGGAGCGGGCCCGACGGGCGGCCGAAACGGAGCGCGGCGAGCTTGCCGAGGAGATTGCCAACAGTTCCAGCAAGGGATCGCTGATGGTCGACGAAAAGCGGCGACTGGAGGCCCGCATTGCCACACtcgaggaggagctggaggaggagcagtCGAATTCGGAGGTTCTGCTCGACCGCAGCCGCAAGGCGCAGCTGCAGATCGAGCAGCTGACCACCGAGCTAGCCAACGAGAAGTCCAACTCGCAGAAGAAGAAGAATGGACGTGCCCTGCTCGAGCGCCAGAACAAGGAGCTGAAGGCCAAGCTGGCCGAGATTAAGACGGCACAACGTACCAAGGTAAAGGCCACCATCGCCACGCTCGAGGCCAAAATCGCCAATCTGGAGGAGCAGCTGGAGAACGAGGGCAAGGAGCGACTGCTACAGCAGAAGGCCAACCGCAAGATGGACAAGAAGATCAAGGAGCTGACGATGAACATCGAAGACGAGCGGAGACATGTCGACCAGAACAAGGAGAAAATG CTGAATAGCCGCATTAAATTGCTCAAGCGCATTCTGGACGAGACGGAGGAGGAACtgcagaaggagaagacacAGAAGCGCAAGTACCAGCGCGAGTGCGAGGATATGATTGAATCGCAGGAGGCCATGAACCGTGAGATCAACTCACTCAAAACTGAACTACG ACGCACCGGCGGCATGGGCCTCAGCTCCAGCCGGCTCACGGGCACACCTTCATCGAAGCGCGGAGGAGGCGGTGGTGGggtcggcggcggcggtgaCGACAGCTCATCGGTGCAGGATGAATCATTAGATGGCGAGGATTTGGGCAGTTGA